In Pseudomonas sp. GCEP-101, one DNA window encodes the following:
- a CDS encoding LysR family transcriptional regulator has protein sequence MTRHFDDLQLGSIELFCLAAETGSFTAAANEAGITPAAVSRSVARLEERLGVRLFVRTTRQMRLTDDGRSYFEQCRQALTQLVDAERAVSGGQSIAAGRLRISVPTPYAHYRLFPRLPAFRRRYPQVQVDVHVSNRNIDFANEGFDLAIRGRDPADSSLVARHLEDAEEVVVATPDYLARAGTPQTPEDLAGHECIQFELPSTGRRVPWTFRINGKAVEIETPGSVTVLEDYLATATLAKCGGGLMQAYRFTVQEELERGALVEVLKDYGQTTRPFLLIYPYARHVPSRVRAFIEFMLETRPDRA, from the coding sequence ATGACCCGCCACTTCGACGACCTGCAACTGGGCAGCATCGAGCTGTTCTGCCTGGCGGCGGAAACCGGCAGCTTTACCGCCGCCGCCAACGAGGCGGGCATCACGCCCGCCGCGGTGAGCCGCTCGGTGGCGCGGCTGGAAGAGCGCCTGGGCGTGCGCCTGTTCGTCCGCACCACCCGGCAGATGCGCCTGACCGACGACGGCCGCAGTTACTTCGAGCAATGCCGGCAGGCGCTGACCCAACTGGTGGACGCCGAGCGTGCCGTCAGCGGCGGGCAGAGCATCGCCGCCGGGCGCCTGCGCATCAGCGTACCCACGCCCTATGCGCATTACCGGCTGTTCCCGCGGCTGCCGGCGTTTCGCCGGCGCTACCCGCAGGTGCAGGTGGACGTGCACGTCAGCAACCGCAACATCGACTTCGCCAATGAGGGCTTCGACCTGGCGATCCGCGGCCGCGACCCGGCGGATTCCAGCTTGGTGGCGCGACACCTGGAGGACGCGGAGGAGGTGGTAGTGGCCACGCCGGACTACCTGGCTCGTGCCGGTACGCCGCAAACGCCGGAGGACCTGGCCGGGCACGAATGCATCCAGTTCGAACTGCCCAGCACCGGGCGGCGTGTGCCTTGGACCTTCCGTATCAACGGCAAGGCGGTGGAGATCGAGACGCCCGGCAGCGTCACCGTGCTGGAGGACTACCTGGCCACCGCGACCCTGGCCAAGTGCGGCGGCGGGTTGATGCAGGCCTATCGCTTCACCGTGCAGGAAGAACTCGAGCGAGGCGCGCTGGTGGAGGTACTGAAGGACTACGGGCAGACGACGCGGCCCTTCCTGCTGATCTACCCCTATGCGCGCCACGTGCCATCGCGGGTGCGGGCGTTCATCGAGTTCATGCTGGAGACGCGCCCAGATCGCGCGTAG
- a CDS encoding tautomerase family protein — protein MPYVNIQVTDEGVTADERRQLIEGVTELLERVLRKPPASTFVVIQEIPTDSWGVGGETVKALRARQKAGS, from the coding sequence ATGCCCTACGTGAACATCCAGGTGACCGACGAAGGCGTGACCGCCGACGAGCGCCGCCAGCTCATCGAAGGCGTCACCGAACTGCTGGAGCGCGTCCTGCGCAAGCCGCCCGCGAGTACCTTCGTGGTGATCCAGGAGATCCCCACCGACAGCTGGGGCGTCGGCGGTGAAACCGTGAAGGCGCTGCGCGCCAGGCAGAAAGCCGGCAGCTGA
- a CDS encoding MBG domain-containing protein, whose amino-acid sequence MKFLPSHTQPHTSCPSHLRILCIAVALGSAGLPLTIMASDALPQGGNVVSGSGSISQNGAEMTVNTQGARTAINWQRFNVGPDNKITFNQPDGKSVTLNRVIGSDPSKIYGAVTSNGQLILVNPNGVWIGPKAHISSSALVASAGFLTEEQAKQFAETGKLDIQLTGNVTNQGRITVHDNGMVALLGAQVNNAGVIQARKGMVQLATGPQATLDFHGDGLLNIAVSGEPGEPGSVDSSVTGGVHNSGEIDVGNGTVAMSAARAAKHLDSVINVGGNVVADSVSTDGGTIVLGNSAQTNVTGNLSAKGVNGGQIKALGDEVNIAGSAKLDASGTQGAGGKVLVGGSYQGQGPEQAARNTTVAKGAQLKADGKTDGGQVVVWSDGKTNFAGNASAQGGQKGGVVETSGKQLRITSDAQVNTNGPVKGNWLLDPETVNIFSDAQADAGVANGSANGPSTADLWNVSVSAIVNGLANGNVEVAASHRINVNTAIVATNIGQDGNGNASTLALIATGNPVQGQSYQGTDLSSDSGSVYINAPILLKDGNLFIAATGDIRLNNNGGDYSQRAVIDVGNGIAWLRTSNVASIIQQEGTAVMGKQVALEGASVRMESDLNYAGTLAGKASNGVFRFNQTNATGTTSVGTVTAPFSGESLSGVTAQQLVYRGYQDVVADPSQMYGANPRTVTLSTQDGSSFDYLVFEATGFATPDGKGGYREIDPAVLLNYLDSSDYLVSGLTFKDASGVTWKIAPDASNASLTSVTRIDTDGSSTTGTLPVGFSIDANGGLQVVSTANTHGWGVEPYTFIHGASDQKEIQHNAQDGSSQQLVVNLGGKYDSVEAIISNLINDTPWLQKADKTGPTLASGEQALERARVHFYETVDKTSEPGVIINNAAPATVTVTADDKTREYGDANPALTQTTTYDSHAQAVKGLDDYVNQQLGRSGIQVDTPTTSATARSDVKAGGYDITNQITSDERSQGRYKIEDRKGTLDVQQAELRVEADPQSKVYGDRDPALTYQVSGQKFGESASTLVAGDASRTAGNNVGSYAIQQGGVDSLSGNYRISFVGNQMQITPATLEVTAHQQSKVYGDADPSLSYSVNGLRNGDEDSAVLNGGKLAREAGENVRSQGYGIHQGDLALASSNYTLVFKDGNLQITPAELVVSADSKSKTIGQADPALTYEVSGLKNGDSADVAKGSLSRAPGENVGNYAIGEDTRFHAGANYTVVFRDGTLTITGPLAPIDPVIPVDPVTPIEPVPPLNPVPASPTAAPTALPVTAQSPGNTRCDALESPSAVSANYSVSPAIARTYSVQLICKPRSYEGQTSTTPDIRDVLTYANSLFKDGHFIVPEAKRSVIPHDLTPTTKGGK is encoded by the coding sequence ATGAAATTCCTACCCTCGCACACCCAACCCCACACCTCCTGCCCCAGCCACCTGCGCATCCTGTGCATTGCCGTGGCACTGGGCAGCGCCGGCCTGCCGCTGACGATCATGGCCAGCGACGCCCTGCCCCAGGGCGGCAACGTCGTCTCCGGCAGCGGCAGCATCAGCCAGAACGGCGCCGAGATGACGGTGAACACCCAGGGCGCGCGCACCGCGATCAACTGGCAGCGCTTCAACGTCGGCCCGGACAACAAGATCACCTTCAACCAACCCGACGGCAAATCCGTCACCCTCAACCGCGTCATCGGCAGCGACCCGTCGAAAATCTACGGCGCGGTCACGTCCAACGGCCAGCTGATCCTGGTCAACCCCAACGGCGTGTGGATCGGCCCCAAAGCCCACATCAGTTCCAGCGCCCTGGTGGCCAGCGCCGGCTTCCTCACCGAGGAACAGGCCAAGCAGTTCGCCGAGACCGGCAAGCTGGATATCCAGCTCACCGGTAACGTCACCAACCAGGGCCGCATCACCGTGCACGACAATGGCATGGTCGCCCTGCTCGGCGCCCAGGTGAACAACGCCGGCGTCATCCAGGCGCGCAAGGGCATGGTGCAACTGGCCACCGGCCCGCAGGCGACCCTGGACTTCCACGGTGACGGCCTGTTGAACATCGCCGTGAGCGGCGAGCCGGGTGAACCCGGCAGCGTCGACTCCAGCGTGACCGGCGGCGTGCACAACAGCGGCGAGATCGACGTCGGCAACGGCACCGTGGCCATGAGCGCCGCCCGCGCCGCCAAACACCTGGACTCGGTGATCAACGTGGGCGGCAACGTCGTGGCCGACTCCGTCTCCACGGACGGCGGCACCATTGTGCTGGGCAACTCCGCGCAGACCAACGTCACCGGCAACCTCAGCGCTAAAGGCGTGAACGGCGGCCAGATCAAGGCCCTGGGCGACGAGGTGAACATTGCAGGCTCCGCCAAACTCGATGCCAGCGGCACACAAGGTGCTGGCGGTAAGGTACTGGTGGGCGGTAGCTACCAGGGCCAAGGGCCGGAGCAGGCGGCCAGGAACACCACGGTCGCCAAGGGCGCCCAGCTGAAAGCTGACGGCAAGACCGATGGCGGCCAAGTGGTGGTCTGGAGCGACGGGAAGACCAATTTCGCCGGCAACGCCAGCGCCCAGGGCGGGCAGAAAGGCGGTGTGGTCGAGACGTCCGGCAAGCAGCTACGGATCACCAGCGACGCCCAAGTCAATACCAACGGCCCGGTCAAGGGCAACTGGCTGCTGGATCCCGAGACGGTGAACATCTTCAGCGATGCGCAGGCCGACGCCGGCGTGGCCAATGGCTCGGCCAATGGCCCGAGCACTGCCGACCTCTGGAATGTATCGGTCAGCGCCATCGTCAACGGTTTGGCCAACGGCAACGTGGAGGTCGCCGCCAGCCATCGCATCAACGTCAACACGGCGATTGTCGCTACCAATATCGGCCAGGATGGTAACGGCAATGCCAGCACCCTGGCACTGATCGCCACCGGGAACCCCGTGCAGGGGCAATCCTACCAAGGCACCGATCTGTCCAGTGACAGCGGATCGGTCTACATCAACGCGCCAATACTTCTCAAGGATGGCAACCTGTTCATCGCGGCCACTGGCGACATCCGCCTGAACAACAATGGCGGGGATTACAGCCAACGTGCCGTCATCGATGTCGGCAATGGCATCGCCTGGCTGCGTACGTCCAACGTTGCCTCGATCATCCAGCAGGAAGGCACCGCGGTGATGGGCAAGCAGGTCGCTCTGGAAGGCGCCAGCGTGCGCATGGAAAGCGACCTCAACTACGCCGGAACCCTGGCCGGGAAAGCCAGCAACGGCGTGTTCCGCTTCAACCAGACCAATGCGACCGGTACCACCTCTGTCGGAACTGTGACTGCACCCTTCTCGGGTGAAAGCCTCTCCGGCGTGACCGCCCAGCAACTGGTCTACCGCGGATACCAGGACGTCGTTGCCGATCCGTCGCAGATGTACGGCGCCAACCCCCGCACGGTCACGCTGTCGACCCAGGATGGCTCGTCGTTCGACTACCTGGTATTCGAAGCCACTGGTTTCGCCACCCCCGATGGCAAAGGCGGCTACCGCGAGATCGACCCCGCCGTCCTGCTCAATTACCTGGATAGCTCGGACTACCTGGTCAGCGGCCTGACCTTCAAGGACGCCTCGGGTGTGACGTGGAAGATCGCCCCGGACGCCAGCAACGCGAGTCTGACGAGCGTCACGCGAATCGATACGGATGGCTCTTCGACCACCGGCACCCTGCCGGTCGGCTTCTCGATAGACGCCAACGGCGGACTGCAGGTCGTCTCGACGGCCAACACGCATGGGTGGGGCGTCGAGCCCTACACCTTCATCCACGGCGCCTCTGATCAGAAGGAGATCCAGCACAACGCACAGGATGGCAGCAGCCAGCAACTGGTCGTGAACCTGGGCGGTAAGTACGACTCGGTCGAAGCCATCATCTCCAATCTGATCAACGACACGCCCTGGCTACAGAAAGCGGACAAGACAGGGCCTACTCTGGCTTCCGGCGAACAGGCACTGGAGCGCGCGCGGGTTCACTTCTACGAGACGGTGGACAAGACCTCCGAGCCGGGCGTGATCATCAACAACGCAGCACCGGCAACCGTGACGGTGACAGCGGATGACAAGACGCGTGAGTACGGCGACGCCAACCCGGCACTCACCCAGACCACGACCTATGACAGCCACGCCCAGGCGGTGAAGGGTCTGGACGATTATGTGAACCAGCAACTGGGCCGCAGTGGTATCCAGGTCGATACCCCGACCACGTCGGCCACGGCGCGCAGTGATGTGAAAGCCGGTGGATACGACATCACCAATCAGATCACCAGCGACGAGCGCTCCCAGGGACGTTACAAGATCGAAGACCGCAAAGGCACGCTGGATGTCCAGCAGGCCGAGCTGAGGGTCGAGGCCGACCCGCAGAGCAAAGTCTATGGCGATCGGGACCCGGCGCTGACCTACCAGGTCAGCGGGCAGAAGTTTGGCGAGAGCGCCAGCACGCTGGTTGCGGGCGATGCCTCAAGGACAGCTGGCAACAACGTCGGAAGCTACGCCATCCAGCAGGGTGGTGTGGATAGCCTGTCGGGCAACTACCGGATCAGTTTCGTCGGCAACCAGATGCAGATCACCCCAGCAACGCTGGAGGTGACCGCCCATCAACAGTCCAAGGTCTACGGCGATGCCGACCCGTCCCTGAGCTACTCAGTCAACGGCTTGCGCAACGGCGACGAAGACAGCGCCGTACTCAATGGCGGCAAGCTGGCGCGTGAAGCCGGCGAAAATGTCCGGTCGCAGGGGTATGGCATCCACCAGGGCGACCTGGCTCTGGCCAGCAGCAACTACACGCTGGTCTTCAAGGACGGAAACCTGCAGATCACTCCAGCCGAGTTGGTGGTAAGCGCAGACAGCAAGAGCAAGACCATCGGCCAGGCCGATCCGGCCCTTACCTATGAGGTCAGCGGTCTGAAGAATGGCGACAGCGCCGATGTGGCCAAAGGCTCTCTCAGCCGGGCGCCCGGCGAGAATGTCGGCAACTATGCCATCGGCGAGGACACCCGGTTCCATGCCGGCGCCAATTACACCGTGGTGTTCCGCGACGGCACGCTGACCATTACCGGCCCGCTGGCGCCGATCGATCCGGTGATTCCGGTCGATCCCGTGACGCCGATCGAGCCAGTCCCGCCGCTGAATCCTGTCCCGGCCAGTCCGACCGCTGCACCAACAGCACTGCCAGTCACCGCGCAATCGCCGGGCAACACCCGCTGCGATGCGCTGGAGTCGCCCAGCGCAGTCTCCGCCAATTACAGCGTTTCGCCGGCGATTGCGCGGACCTACAGCGTCCAGCTGATCTGCAAACCGCGCTCCTACGAAGGCCAGACCAGCACCACGCCCGATATTCGTGACGTGCTCACCTACGCCAACAGCCTGTTCAAGGATGGCCACTTCATCGTCCCCGAGGCCAAGCGCAGCGTGATTCCCCACGACCTCACCCCCACTACCAAGGGAGGGAAAT
- a CDS encoding response regulator, protein MSRIVIADPHPFMLAALNRRLVDAGHEVVGEASDGREALELVKRLHPDLLLFELDLPRLGGLELLRRLHRDWPQQKTLVFTHLPAAHYQGMCLEAGARGFVHKSDRPEELDDAVRLVLGGRSVFPAQAPHAASEAAGSDEHITPRELTVLQYLSQGFRVKDIAEELAISDRTVSTYKARLLEKTQTDSLVDLVQAAKVKGLLNNSVMEGLAQKPTAPASKSEDLARLLDILPNPVSLWSREGKLLACNPEFLALHEGSEEELLGSPIFKLGLVAEEDVAQARRVFLSGAAGNEPFTLITNATVRGEQRIVRLIAVPLQEDNGHPIGVLVSFVDITEHERDVERLQQENAYLDSLRTSRSRYLEQGFNDLLKEARQLQGLLPETSQRTPTLVDIARGVGRIEENLVILRELLRTESNSEPTVPQVYELNQLTASLLTHVTLRPTETPHFAWIDPARYRNMLKALQFSLERSALKVREAQASVENLPHGELIWRLQFMLLPQDNLAERLADFVQRPSMQLVRMICELFNGQFQPGRADEPASAGLIQLKLVRSSSPH, encoded by the coding sequence ATGAGCCGAATCGTCATAGCCGACCCACACCCGTTCATGCTCGCCGCCCTGAATCGACGCCTGGTGGATGCCGGGCACGAGGTGGTCGGCGAGGCCAGCGATGGCCGCGAAGCGCTGGAACTGGTGAAACGCCTGCACCCCGACCTGCTGCTTTTCGAGCTGGACCTGCCGCGCCTGGGCGGCCTGGAGTTGCTGCGGCGCCTGCACCGCGACTGGCCGCAGCAGAAGACCCTGGTCTTCACCCATCTGCCCGCGGCGCACTACCAGGGCATGTGCCTGGAGGCCGGCGCACGCGGCTTCGTCCACAAGAGTGACCGCCCGGAGGAGCTGGACGATGCCGTGCGCCTGGTGCTCGGCGGGCGCAGCGTGTTTCCCGCCCAGGCGCCGCACGCGGCCAGCGAGGCGGCTGGCAGCGACGAACACATTACCCCGCGCGAACTGACGGTGCTGCAGTACCTGTCCCAGGGCTTCCGGGTCAAGGACATCGCCGAGGAACTGGCGATCAGCGACCGCACCGTCAGCACCTACAAGGCGCGCCTGCTGGAGAAGACCCAGACCGACTCGCTGGTGGACCTGGTGCAGGCCGCCAAGGTCAAGGGCCTGCTCAACAACAGCGTGATGGAAGGCCTGGCGCAGAAACCCACGGCGCCGGCGAGCAAGTCCGAGGACCTCGCGCGGCTGCTGGACATCCTGCCCAACCCCGTCAGCCTCTGGAGCCGCGAGGGCAAATTGCTGGCGTGCAATCCCGAGTTTCTCGCCCTGCATGAAGGCAGCGAGGAAGAGTTGCTCGGCTCGCCGATCTTCAAGCTCGGGCTGGTGGCCGAGGAAGACGTCGCCCAGGCTCGCCGCGTCTTCCTCTCCGGCGCCGCCGGCAACGAGCCCTTCACCCTGATCACCAACGCCACCGTGCGTGGCGAGCAACGGATCGTTCGGCTGATTGCCGTGCCGCTGCAGGAGGACAACGGCCACCCCATCGGCGTGCTCGTTTCCTTCGTCGACATCACTGAGCACGAGCGCGATGTGGAACGCCTGCAGCAGGAGAACGCCTACCTGGACAGCCTTCGCACCTCCCGCTCGCGCTATCTGGAGCAAGGCTTCAACGACCTGCTCAAGGAAGCCCGCCAGCTGCAGGGCCTGCTCCCCGAGACCAGCCAGCGAACACCGACCCTGGTCGATATCGCCAGAGGCGTCGGCCGGATCGAGGAAAACCTGGTGATCCTGCGCGAACTGCTGCGCACCGAGTCCAACAGCGAGCCCACCGTTCCCCAGGTGTACGAGCTCAACCAACTGACCGCCAGCCTGCTCACCCACGTCACACTGCGGCCCACCGAGACGCCGCACTTCGCCTGGATCGACCCCGCGCGCTACCGCAACATGCTCAAGGCGCTGCAGTTCTCCCTGGAGCGCTCCGCACTGAAGGTTCGCGAGGCGCAGGCCAGCGTGGAGAACCTGCCCCATGGCGAACTGATCTGGCGCCTGCAGTTCATGCTGCTCCCGCAGGACAACCTGGCCGAGCGCCTGGCCGACTTTGTACAGCGCCCCAGCATGCAACTGGTGCGGATGATCTGCGAGTTGTTCAACGGCCAGTTCCAACCCGGCCGTGCGGACGAGCCGGCCAGCGCCGGATTGATCCAGCTCAAACTCGTTCGAAGTAGTTCCCCGCACTAG
- a CDS encoding SDR family NAD(P)-dependent oxidoreductase, producing the protein MSKTVIVTGASSGLGFAIARAYLERGYNVVGNARTQARLDEAAARLGNPHNFLAVAGDIARADTAKRLFAQAIEAFGKVDILINNAGIFIPKPVTEYTEDEVNAIVGTNLMGFFYPSQAAAQHMAANGSGHIVSITASIALQPNVKVPALLPVLIKGGLNSAVRGLALELAASHVQVNAVAPGIIETPLHADDEGTRAFLRGLSPSGTIGSPQDIVDAVLYLTDSTFVSGTILNVDGGSTTGVF; encoded by the coding sequence ATGAGCAAGACCGTCATCGTCACCGGCGCCTCCAGCGGCCTCGGCTTCGCCATCGCCCGCGCCTACCTGGAGCGCGGCTACAACGTGGTCGGCAACGCCCGCACCCAGGCGCGCCTGGACGAAGCCGCCGCCCGCCTGGGCAACCCGCACAACTTCCTCGCCGTGGCCGGCGACATCGCCCGGGCGGACACCGCCAAGCGCCTGTTCGCCCAGGCCATCGAAGCCTTCGGCAAGGTGGACATCCTGATCAACAATGCAGGCATCTTCATTCCCAAGCCGGTCACCGAGTACACCGAGGACGAGGTCAACGCCATCGTCGGCACCAACCTGATGGGGTTCTTCTACCCCTCCCAGGCGGCCGCGCAGCACATGGCCGCCAACGGCTCGGGGCATATCGTCAGCATCACCGCCTCCATCGCCCTGCAGCCCAACGTGAAGGTCCCGGCACTGCTGCCGGTGCTGATCAAGGGCGGCCTGAACAGCGCAGTGCGCGGCCTGGCCCTGGAGCTGGCCGCCTCCCACGTGCAGGTCAACGCGGTGGCGCCGGGGATCATCGAGACCCCGCTGCACGCCGATGACGAAGGCACTCGCGCCTTCCTGCGCGGCCTGTCGCCCAGCGGCACGATCGGCTCCCCCCAGGACATCGTCGACGCCGTGCTATACCTCACCGACTCGACCTTCGTCAGCGGAACCATCCTCAACGTCGACGGTGGCTCCACCACCGGCGTCTTCTAA
- a CDS encoding DUF2938 domain-containing protein produces the protein MPCTLALFTLAIGLGATLLMDGWALLRRHLLGVPALDYALVGRWVGHMPRGQFRHAAIGKAAPVAGERALGWAIHYLTGIVFAAALVTFTGSDWLWQPTLVPALLLGVGTVALPFLLMQPALGLGIAAAKTANPAKARLHSLITHAIFGLGLYLTARLLAALT, from the coding sequence ATGCCCTGCACCCTTGCCCTTTTCACCCTTGCCATCGGCCTGGGCGCCACGCTGCTGATGGACGGCTGGGCCCTCCTGCGCCGCCACCTGCTGGGCGTGCCGGCGCTGGACTATGCCCTGGTCGGCCGCTGGGTAGGGCACATGCCGCGCGGCCAGTTCCGCCACGCCGCCATCGGCAAGGCCGCGCCGGTGGCCGGCGAACGCGCGCTGGGCTGGGCGATCCACTACCTGACCGGCATCGTCTTCGCCGCCGCCCTGGTCACCTTCACCGGCAGCGACTGGCTGTGGCAGCCCACCCTGGTGCCGGCGCTGCTGCTGGGCGTGGGCACAGTGGCGCTGCCGTTCCTGCTGATGCAGCCGGCACTGGGCCTGGGCATCGCCGCAGCGAAAACCGCCAACCCGGCCAAAGCACGCCTGCACAGCCTGATCACCCATGCGATCTTCGGCCTGGGCCTGTACCTGACGGCGAGGTTGCTCGCAGCCTTGACCTGA
- a CDS encoding MFS transporter — MLAALKRYPLQVNLLLSGAFLLTLGRAITLPYLVIYLSTQFGLPVNHIGLVMGGALFGGSLLSLYGGFLIDRLPGFRLILGFGSCFVAAFAGMLLTHQLWLFFLFLLGFNFAYSVTDVVVKTIFGRLLPAGEQGRAFSIRYTLINLAYAIGPFIGAGLAHWSLHLPFVLSASLGLVFLLAFARYGDRDMRPAEGVAPPSFLAVMGVLAKDHRLMFFTIGGVLTAVVFGQFSAYLSQYLVATGTAEYAYQVIQTLLGVNAVTVIALQYLLGKRIGNAHLQRWLIVGLGLFVLGIVGFGLSHSLVHWGLAMVVFTLGEIIVIPAEYMFIDRIAPPHLRGVYYGTQNLANLGGAFGPILVGYFLALFAPHWVFVMLSAFIVGGGVFYVLGSRLSQRQADGG; from the coding sequence ATGCTCGCCGCGCTCAAGCGTTATCCGCTACAGGTCAACCTGCTGCTCAGCGGCGCCTTCCTGCTCACCCTGGGGCGCGCCATCACCCTGCCCTATCTGGTGATCTACCTTTCCACCCAGTTCGGCCTGCCCGTCAACCACATTGGCCTGGTCATGGGTGGCGCGCTGTTCGGCGGCTCGCTGCTCAGCCTGTACGGCGGCTTCCTGATCGACCGCCTGCCCGGCTTCCGCCTGATCCTGGGCTTCGGCAGCTGCTTCGTCGCGGCCTTCGCCGGCATGCTGCTGACCCACCAGCTGTGGCTGTTCTTCCTGTTTCTGCTGGGCTTCAACTTCGCCTATTCGGTCACCGACGTGGTGGTGAAGACCATCTTCGGCCGACTGCTGCCGGCCGGCGAACAGGGCCGCGCGTTTTCCATCCGCTACACGCTGATCAACCTCGCCTACGCCATTGGCCCCTTCATCGGCGCCGGCCTCGCGCACTGGAGCCTGCACCTGCCGTTCGTGCTCTCGGCGAGCCTGGGCCTAGTGTTCCTGCTGGCCTTCGCCCGCTATGGCGACCGCGACATGCGCCCGGCCGAAGGCGTGGCGCCGCCCTCCTTCCTCGCGGTGATGGGCGTGCTGGCCAAGGACCATCGGCTGATGTTCTTCACCATCGGCGGGGTGCTCACCGCCGTGGTGTTCGGCCAGTTTTCCGCCTACCTCTCGCAATACCTGGTGGCCACCGGTACGGCGGAGTACGCCTACCAGGTGATCCAGACGCTGCTGGGGGTCAACGCGGTGACGGTGATCGCCCTGCAGTACCTGCTGGGCAAGCGCATCGGCAACGCGCACCTGCAACGCTGGCTGATCGTCGGCCTGGGGCTGTTCGTGCTGGGCATCGTCGGCTTCGGCCTGTCCCACAGCCTGGTGCACTGGGGCCTGGCGATGGTGGTGTTCACCCTGGGCGAGATCATCGTGATCCCGGCGGAATACATGTTCATCGACCGCATCGCGCCGCCGCACCTGCGCGGCGTGTACTACGGCACGCAGAACCTGGCCAACCTGGGCGGTGCTTTCGGGCCGATCCTGGTGGGCTACTTCCTCGCGCTGTTCGCGCCGCATTGGGTGTTCGTCATGCTCAGCGCCTTCATCGTCGGCGGCGGGGTGTTCTACGTGCTCGGCTCGCGGCTCAGCCAACGCCAGGCCGACGGGGGTTGA